aatttattaattaaaaaagcaaagaGTAATTTATACTTGATATGtggattacaaatattattatttttggtaattttttaccCAAGGTAAAATAtcccattttattttcaaacatatttgCATGTTATAAAGATTAAAACTAGAAACAAATGAGACAAGGAACACACCTAAACTATTACTTGAGCCAACTAAACACGTCCAAACGAAACGATAGAAGGAGAAACATCTGTCATCGCAGTCATGTGCAAATAAAAGAGGAAATCCACTGATTGATTGATGAAGATTGACGCGTTTTCGGAATAAATAGCGGTAGAATTTGTTTAAACTCCAAacataaaattcacttttggCCTTTTCATTATATACAAGTCAATGTATGTATTCGTGTAGCTGCATTTGTTCACCACCAACTGCATATACGTAAGTGGGGTTGCCATCATCCATGTGCAGTAATGTTTCTTCCGCTATATGTTCTGTAACTCCTTCATTATCCTCCATAATCTCATCCTTTTCGTATTGCGTTGAAACTACAGGCTCCGTTGTATTAACatgtgttttaatattttgttgacgTCCTAAATTTCCAAGGCAACCTTCAAAAAGTATTTCAGCTATCGCTTTGCGTGCATAAATTCTTTGCTCCCGGGACATTTCTTCATACTGTATTGCCCACGATTTGGCTAATATCTCTGTAGATTCACTAATAGCAAGACCTGCCCGAGATGATTGCACTGCACGTCCTCTCGCCTCTTCTTTAATTATACCAGATAAAGGTGTCTTTCTGATTTGTCTAGTTGTTAGCAGTTGCTCTGACAGTTCTGGTGGCGTAGATGCTATAGATTCAACCGTTACATTTTTACTACAGTCTTCCACAGTTTTTACATCTAACATATCGTCGGCAGTATGTGATGAATCATCAATGTTGATGATTTCATGATAGTCTTCGGTATCTGCATCTCCAACCGTTTTGATCTCATCATCATCTGGCTCTGTTATTATGTGCTGCTGCTTTTGGTTGGGAAATGTAAGTGTACGAAATTGATTCTGAAATTGCTGCTGAAACGAATTCTCATCTAAATACTGAACCGCCTCTAAATGCTCCTCTGTTTCGTTACCATTGTCAGATGCATATTCGTATTTGTTAAGCTGCATTTTGTATTCGCTGGAGCTGTCTTGTGAAGTGTGTGGTGATTCCAAAAGCTGTGACCTTACTTTCTCAATATCCGAATGTGATCTCGCCATCCGCCGCTGCTATGGACAAATgacaaaaacatacaaataattttacaaatctAAAAAGTCTGCaaacaaattacatat
The window above is part of the Bactrocera dorsalis isolate Fly_Bdor unplaced genomic scaffold, ASM2337382v1 BdCtg349, whole genome shotgun sequence genome. Proteins encoded here:
- the LOC105224436 gene encoding uncharacterized protein LOC105224436 isoform X2; amino-acid sequence: MANARPHAHTIDKRAFWTEFFALYESLPALWDLSNPLYKDRQSKTHGYEMLVMKMREIDPHACREDVLRKINIFRTNYRRECTRIKASNQMGKRYNTSLWYFHMLDFLQSQEFRKERKRVPNSEKKILRRMARSHSDIEKVRSQLLESPHTSQDSSSEYKMQLNKYEYASDNGNETEEHLEAVQYLDENSFQQQFQNQFRTLTFPNQKQQHIITEPDDDEIKTVGDADTEDYHEIINIDDSSHTADDMLDVKTVEDCSKNVTVESIASTPPELSEQLLTTRQIRKTPLSGIIKEEARGRAVQSSRAGLAISESTEILAKSWAIQYEEMSREQRIYARKAIAEILFEGCLGNLGRQQNIKTHVNTTEPVVSTQYEKDEIMEDNEGVTEHIAEETLLHMDDGNPTYVYAVGGEQMQLHEYIH
- the LOC105224436 gene encoding uncharacterized protein LOC105224436 isoform X1 codes for the protein MANARPHAHTIDKRAFWTEFFALYESLPALWDLSNPLYKDRQSKTHGYEMLVMKMREIDPHACREDVLRKINIFRTNYRRECTRIKASNQMGKRYNTSLWYFHMLDFLQSQEFRKERKRVPNSEKKILQRRMARSHSDIEKVRSQLLESPHTSQDSSSEYKMQLNKYEYASDNGNETEEHLEAVQYLDENSFQQQFQNQFRTLTFPNQKQQHIITEPDDDEIKTVGDADTEDYHEIINIDDSSHTADDMLDVKTVEDCSKNVTVESIASTPPELSEQLLTTRQIRKTPLSGIIKEEARGRAVQSSRAGLAISESTEILAKSWAIQYEEMSREQRIYARKAIAEILFEGCLGNLGRQQNIKTHVNTTEPVVSTQYEKDEIMEDNEGVTEHIAEETLLHMDDGNPTYVYAVGGEQMQLHEYIH